From a region of the Tiliqua scincoides isolate rTilSci1 chromosome 4, rTilSci1.hap2, whole genome shotgun sequence genome:
- the MRPS14 gene encoding small ribosomal subunit protein uS14m isoform X2 translates to MCRKTTLCVLFPSPCIGQIRSYYVDWRMLRDVKRRKMAFEYADQRLRLNSLRKNKILPKELQEVTDKEIAALPRDSCPVRIRNRCVLTSRPRAVVWRWRLSRIVFRHLADHGQLSGVQRAMW, encoded by the exons ATGTGCAGAAAAACAACTCTGTGCGTG CTCTTCCCCTCGCCATGCATTGGGCAAATAAGGAGTTATTATGTTGACTGGAGGATGCTGCGTGATGTTAAGAGAAGGAAGATGGCCTTTGAATATGCAGATCAAAGATTGCGACTAAATTCTCTCAGGAAAAACAAAATTTTGCCTAAAGAGCTCCAG gaaGTGACAGATAAAGAGATTGCCGCTCTGCCTCGCGACAGCTGTCCTGTGAGAATCCGCAATAGATGTGTCCTGACATCCCGCCCACGAGCTGTAGTATGGCGGTGGAGGCTCAGCCGAATTGTTTTTCGCCATCTAGCTGACCATGGCCAACTCTCTGGTGTACAAAGAGCTATGTGGTAA
- the MRPS14 gene encoding small ribosomal subunit protein uS14m isoform X1, whose translation MAAAASCALRGAYRQLFPSPCIGQIRSYYVDWRMLRDVKRRKMAFEYADQRLRLNSLRKNKILPKELQEVTDKEIAALPRDSCPVRIRNRCVLTSRPRAVVWRWRLSRIVFRHLADHGQLSGVQRAMW comes from the exons ATGGCGGCGGCCGCGTCGTGCGCACTGCGGGGGGCATATCGCCAG CTCTTCCCCTCGCCATGCATTGGGCAAATAAGGAGTTATTATGTTGACTGGAGGATGCTGCGTGATGTTAAGAGAAGGAAGATGGCCTTTGAATATGCAGATCAAAGATTGCGACTAAATTCTCTCAGGAAAAACAAAATTTTGCCTAAAGAGCTCCAG gaaGTGACAGATAAAGAGATTGCCGCTCTGCCTCGCGACAGCTGTCCTGTGAGAATCCGCAATAGATGTGTCCTGACATCCCGCCCACGAGCTGTAGTATGGCGGTGGAGGCTCAGCCGAATTGTTTTTCGCCATCTAGCTGACCATGGCCAACTCTCTGGTGTACAAAGAGCTATGTGGTAA